A window of the Equus przewalskii isolate Varuska chromosome 10, EquPr2, whole genome shotgun sequence genome harbors these coding sequences:
- the ADPRM gene encoding manganese-dependent ADP-ribose/CDP-alcohol diphosphatase isoform X2: MDDKPNPGTLSESSEPLFSFGVIADIQYADLEDGYNFHGSRRRYYRHSLLHLRGAIEHWNEESSAPCCVLQLGDIIDGYNAQYKASEKSLELVMSTFQTLKAPVHHTWGNHEFYNFSRDYLTNSKLNTKFLEDHIVHHPETMPSEDYYAYHFVPFPKFRFILLDAYDLSVLGVDQSSPKYQQCLQMLREHNPNTELNSPQGLSEPQFVQFNGGFSQEQLNWLNEVLAFSDTNQEKVVIAIFPFTLRPLTVCAWPGITGTPWRSSGLTSAWCVSLLVTLMMVATLRILSVCTMSTWKGLLRQLRTARLLAQFMSILTK; this comes from the exons ATGGATGATAAGCCCAATCCTGGAACCCTGAGTGAGAGCTCAgaacctctcttctcctttggagTTATAGCAGATATTCAGTATGCCGACTTAGAAGACGGCTATAATTTCCATGGAAGCAGACGGAGGTACTACAGACACAGTCTTCTTCACTTACGGGGTGCCATTGAACACTGGAATGAAGAAAGCAGCGCACCCTGTTGTGTACTGCAACTGGGAGATATCATCGATGGCTATAACGCGCAGTATAAAGCGTCAGAAAAATCACTAGAACTTGTCATGAGCACATTCCAAACGCTGAAAGCCCCAGTCCATCATACGTGGGGAAATCACGAATTCTACAACTTCAGCAGAGACTACTTAACAAACTCCAAACTTAACACGAAGTTTCTAGAAGATCACATTGTACATCATCCTGAGACTATGCCTTCAGAGGATTATTATGCTTACCATTTTGTGCCATTCCCTAAATTCCGGTTCATTTTACTCGATGCTTATGACTTGAGTGTCTTGGGTGTGGATCAGTCTTCTCCAAAATACCAGCAGTGTCTGCAGATGCTGAGGGAGCACAATCCAAATACGGAATTGAATAGTCCTCAAG GactttctgagccccagtttgTCCAGTTTAATGGAGGATTCAGCCAAGAACAGCTGAACTGGTTGAATGAAGTTCTTGCATTCTCTGACACAAACCAAGAAAAGGTGGTGATT GCCATCTTCCCATTTACCCTGAGGCCTCTGACAGTGTGTGCCTGGCCTGGAATTACAGGGACGCCCTGGCGGTCATCTGGTCTCACCAGTGCGTGGTGTGTTTCTTTGCTGGTCACACTCATGATGGTGGCTACTCTAAGGATCCTTTCGGTGTGCACCATGTCAACCTGGAAGGGGTTATTGAGACAGCTCCGGACAGCCAGGCTTTTGGCACAGTTCATGTCTATCCTGACAAAATGA
- the ADPRM gene encoding manganese-dependent ADP-ribose/CDP-alcohol diphosphatase isoform X1: MDDKPNPGTLSESSEPLFSFGVIADIQYADLEDGYNFHGSRRRYYRHSLLHLRGAIEHWNEESSAPCCVLQLGDIIDGYNAQYKASEKSLELVMSTFQTLKAPVHHTWGNHEFYNFSRDYLTNSKLNTKFLEDHIVHHPETMPSEDYYAYHFVPFPKFRFILLDAYDLSVLGVDQSSPKYQQCLQMLREHNPNTELNSPQGLSEPQFVQFNGGFSQEQLNWLNEVLAFSDTNQEKVVIVSHLPIYPEASDSVCLAWNYRDALAVIWSHQCVVCFFAGHTHDGGYSKDPFGVHHVNLEGVIETAPDSQAFGTVHVYPDKMMLKGRGRVPDRIMNYEKERAFPLLV; this comes from the exons ATGGATGATAAGCCCAATCCTGGAACCCTGAGTGAGAGCTCAgaacctctcttctcctttggagTTATAGCAGATATTCAGTATGCCGACTTAGAAGACGGCTATAATTTCCATGGAAGCAGACGGAGGTACTACAGACACAGTCTTCTTCACTTACGGGGTGCCATTGAACACTGGAATGAAGAAAGCAGCGCACCCTGTTGTGTACTGCAACTGGGAGATATCATCGATGGCTATAACGCGCAGTATAAAGCGTCAGAAAAATCACTAGAACTTGTCATGAGCACATTCCAAACGCTGAAAGCCCCAGTCCATCATACGTGGGGAAATCACGAATTCTACAACTTCAGCAGAGACTACTTAACAAACTCCAAACTTAACACGAAGTTTCTAGAAGATCACATTGTACATCATCCTGAGACTATGCCTTCAGAGGATTATTATGCTTACCATTTTGTGCCATTCCCTAAATTCCGGTTCATTTTACTCGATGCTTATGACTTGAGTGTCTTGGGTGTGGATCAGTCTTCTCCAAAATACCAGCAGTGTCTGCAGATGCTGAGGGAGCACAATCCAAATACGGAATTGAATAGTCCTCAAG GactttctgagccccagtttgTCCAGTTTAATGGAGGATTCAGCCAAGAACAGCTGAACTGGTTGAATGAAGTTCTTGCATTCTCTGACACAAACCAAGAAAAGGTGGTGATTGTGA GCCATCTTCCCATTTACCCTGAGGCCTCTGACAGTGTGTGCCTGGCCTGGAATTACAGGGACGCCCTGGCGGTCATCTGGTCTCACCAGTGCGTGGTGTGTTTCTTTGCTGGTCACACTCATGATGGTGGCTACTCTAAGGATCCTTTCGGTGTGCACCATGTCAACCTGGAAGGGGTTATTGAGACAGCTCCGGACAGCCAGGCTTTTGGCACAGTTCATGTCTATCCTGACAAAATGATGCTGAAGGGGAGAGGCAGAGTTCCAGACAGAATTATGAATTACGAGAAGGAAAGAGCTTTTCCACTTTTAGTCTGA